The nucleotide sequence ACTCATCGGCGGGGCCGGGCCGATCGGCCTGCTCACCGCAGCGGTCTGCAAAGCGTACGGGCTCACGGTGATCGTCACCGAGCTCTCCGAGGCCAGGAAGGCGAAAGCGTCGGAGACGGGCGTCGCCGACCACGTTCTGGATCCGTCGGCCGTGAACGTCGCGGACCGTGTCCGCGAACTCACCGGTGGATCGGGCGCCGATGTGGCCTTCGAGTGCTCGAGCGTCAATGCCGTCCTGGACACCCTGCTCGACGCGGTGAGGCCGACAGGAGTCGTGGTGAACGTCTCGATCTGGGGACATCCGGCGAGCGTCGACATGCAGAAGCTCGTACTGAAGGAGATCGACCTCCGCGGCACCATCGCCTACGCGCACGACCACGCGCGAGTGATCGAGCTGGTGCAGCAGGGCCGGATCGACCTCGCACCCTTCATCACGGGCCGGATCGGACTCGACGACCTCGTTGAGGGAGGCTTCGAGCAACTGATCCACCACAACGAGAACCACGTCAAGATCCTCGTCTCCCCCGGTCCGATCGCGCACGGACGACCATGAGTCGTTAGGCAGCCGCAGACCGTGATGGTAGTGTGGTCGGACCACATGGTCCGACCACACGGAGGTGCGATGAGCGCGGAGCCGCGCGCCTGGGAGGGAGTGCTCGCCCATATCGAGGCGGGACTCGTGGAGGGCGACCTTCATCCCGGCGACCACCTGCCGGCAGAGCGCACACTCGCCGCCGAGCTGGGCGTCGCTCGGTCCAGCGTCCGCGAGGCGATCCGGGTGCTCGAGGCGATGGGCCTCGTCCGGACGCAGACCGGGTCCGGTCCGACCGCCGGCGCGGTGATCGTGGCGCTTCCTGTCGGCGGGATGCAAGCGCTGATGCGGTTACAGGTCGCGGCCAGCGGATTCCCGGTCGCCGACGTGGTGAGCACCCGTCTGATCCTGGAGACGGCCGTCGCCGCCGAGCTGGCGGAGCGCGCCGAGGCGGTCGACCTGGAATCCGCCGAGCACCTGCTGGATGCGATGGACGACGTCTCCCTCGCCCGCGAGGAGTTCCTCGCCCTCGACGCGCAGTTCCACCTTCAGCTCGCGGAGGAATCGGGCAATGTCGTCGTCGCCGCGATGATGGCCGGGTTGCGCACCTCCATCGAGAGCTATGTGCTCGC is from Leifsonia sp. 466MF and encodes:
- a CDS encoding 2,3-butanediol dehydrogenase codes for the protein MRAARWHGQKDIRIDDVPEQSLEPGTVGIDVAWCGICGTDLHEYLEGPIFIPPAGHPHPLSGEAAPVTLGHEFSGVVTALGDGVDDLAIGDHVVVEPYIIRDDVPVDGDAEYQLTPDMNFIGLAGRGGGLSEHIVVERRWVHPVGPDLPLDQAALIEPLSVGHHAFVRSGATAGQVALIGGAGPIGLLTAAVCKAYGLTVIVTELSEARKAKASETGVADHVLDPSAVNVADRVRELTGGSGADVAFECSSVNAVLDTLLDAVRPTGVVVNVSIWGHPASVDMQKLVLKEIDLRGTIAYAHDHARVIELVQQGRIDLAPFITGRIGLDDLVEGGFEQLIHHNENHVKILVSPGPIAHGRP
- a CDS encoding FadR/GntR family transcriptional regulator; translated protein: MSAEPRAWEGVLAHIEAGLVEGDLHPGDHLPAERTLAAELGVARSSVREAIRVLEAMGLVRTQTGSGPTAGAVIVALPVGGMQALMRLQVAASGFPVADVVSTRLILETAVAAELAERAEAVDLESAEHLLDAMDDVSLAREEFLALDAQFHLQLAEESGNVVVAAMMAGLRTSIESYVLAAASGLTDWDGMAARLRAEHRAVVAAIASGDASTARHRIHDHISGYYRDAALTAPIREPHQEPSW